The Acanthochromis polyacanthus isolate Apoly-LR-REF ecotype Palm Island chromosome 2, KAUST_Apoly_ChrSc, whole genome shotgun sequence genome contains a region encoding:
- the ubap1lb gene encoding ubiquitin-associated protein 1-like isoform X2 gives MEGVPLKSTQAAVQQEVKDDITVTVPDYLTILRETEYEFNLENWVITGLQSGFINQQRPQPSSSLGLLPSCPPYWMMFCSPQQSRMASRHCSDYWEPNPRQRSHSLNPAVLRTKLSYSDDEGEGTSQKTKTCVPVGEEHPPAPHQQSQRKAQRAFVPDLLNPPACLSSLPHQRRKNLRQCSLSVLNVSTQRDPNTDSQSKSPSLNRSSDRRSPNIRANTVDRLPTINNHNTACKSLRPDSGTNIPSVDSSVELLSALSPEERELLGAVTARGYTLHTAIIALQRTGQQTPDQILSYLVACDHLCQLGYDMAQVEEALEMFQNCETKAEEFLQLLNQFNEMGFQQNAIKEVLLVHENHRERALEELMMRMG, from the exons ATGGAGGGTGTCCCTCTGAAGTCCACACAAGCTGCTGTCCAACAAGAAGTCAAAGACGACATCACGGTGACTGTCCCCGATTACCTCACCATCCTGCGGGAGACAGAG TATGAATTCAATCTGGAGAACTGGGTGATAACTGGGTTGCAGAGTGGCTTCATCAACCAACAGCGGCCTCAGCCCTCCTCTTCATTAGGACTGCTGCCATCTTGTCCACCGTACTGGATGATGTTCTGCAGCCCACAGCAGAGCCGCAtggccagccgccactgctCTGACTACTGGGAACCCAACCCTCGACAGCGTTCTCACAGCCTCAATCCCGCTGTCCTGCGCACCAAGTTGTCATACTCTGACGATGAAGGAGAGGGCACTTCACAGAAAACCAAGACATGTGTGCCAGTGGGGGAGGAGCACCCTCCTGCTCCACATCAGCAAAGTCAGAGGAAAGCGCAGAGAGCTTTTGTCCCTGACCTGCTGAACCCGCCAGCCTGTCTGAGTAGCCTCCCACACCAACGCAGGAAAAACCTGCGTCAATGTTCCCTCTCTGTGCTCAACGTGTCCACGCAACGAGATCCAAACACAGACAGCCAGTCCAAGAGcccttcattaaacagaagctCTGACAGGAGAAGTCCCAACATCAGAGCCAACACTGTCGACAGGCTCCCCAccatcaacaaccacaacacAGCATGTAAG TCTCTCAGACCAGACTCCGGCACAAACATCCCTAGTGTGGACTCATCTGTAGAGCTCCTATCAGCTCTGAgcccagaggagagagagctaCTGGGGGCCGTCACTGCTCGGGGCTATACCCTCCATACTGCCATTATTGCCTTACAAAGGACAGGACAGCAGACCCCAGATCAG atcTTGAGCTACCTGGTGGCATGTGACCACCTGTGTCAGCTTGGTTATGACATGGCTCAGGTCGAAGAGGCTCTGGAAATGTTTCAAAATTGTGAAACCAAG GCGGAGGAGTTCCTTCAGCTGCTGAATCAGTTCAATGAGATGGGCTTCCAGCAGAACGCCATTAAGGAGGTGCTGCTGGTCCACGAAAACCACAGAGAACGGGCCCTTGAGGAGCTCATGATGCGTATGGGCTGA
- the kbtbd13a gene encoding kelch repeat and BTB domain-containing protein 13: MEFSSCSALSQQSDHCKAADTLRVNINGSVFTVDKAIVADNCEYFRALFQSGMRDCRQEEIQLQCVGVLGFTVLLQVLDGEQPMLNSDQLVEAIECTAFLQVPALTKHLINIINSENCLLMYHTAATYGVLDLFHSSALFIRDMYADLREDVHTLPCHLVDYIESLLPSSYMAMCSHSPSTELLQDVQRTVCYLDEEHREWRVLTHLPVCTSTTMAGVAVLDNKLYIIGGVRDVSKKVVENGFCYNPAANSWSTICGPKQLRYNFTLIGHEGSLYAVGGEYNMIALSSVERYGPFDRNWSFVSPLPCPAASVVSAVAMSRIFICLWRGSGATDIHEYVPEHGRWLLVTTLIRQHSYGIYMVAHKDNLYVLRNGPCDDFLLCLMDCYNLSSGQWTAMSGQYGNNKGSLLTAVVRGDSVFTLSRHVTTEYTIESHKWKPKHEMKGFGRIGSIYTFLMRLPKVTVSLMGNYQDVNQNQNLREFSVCTRISL, from the coding sequence ATGGAGTTCAGCAGCTGTTCAGCCCTGAGCCAACAGTCAGACCACTGTAAGGCAGCGGACACCCTGAGGGTCAACATTAACGGAAGTGTTTTCACTGTGGATAAAGCCATTGTAGCTGACAACTGTGAGTACTTCAGAGCATTGTTCCAGTCAGGAATGAGAGAttgcagacaggaggagatccAGCTGCAATGTGTGGGCGTTCTGGGGTTTACGGTCTTGTTGCAGGTTCTGGACGGGGAACAACCCATGCTCAACAGTGACCAGCTCGTGGAAGCAATAGAGTGCACAGCTTTTCTACAGGTACCAGCTCTCACCAAGCACTTGATCAATATTATCAATTCTGAAAACTGTCTACTCATGTACCACACGGCTGCAACCTACGGAGTGTTGGACCTGTTCCACAGTTCAGCCTTATTCATCAGAGACATGTACGCTGACCTGAGGGAGGACGTTCACACCTTACCCTGCCACTTGGTAGACTACATCGAGTCTCTCCTCCCGAGTAGCTACATGGCAATGTGCAGTCACTCTCCgtccacagagctgctgcaggacgTCCAGAGGACAGTCTGCTAcctggatgaagaacacagagaGTGGAGGGTCCTGACACACCTGCCTGTGTGCACCAGCACCACAATGGCAGGCGTAGCCGTCCTCGACAACAAACTGTACATTATTGGAGGAGTGCGTGATGTAAGTAAGAAGGTGGTAGAGAATGGATTCTGTTACAACCCTGCAGCTAACTCATGGTCAACCATCTGTGGCCCCAAGCAGCTACGCTACAATTTCACTTTAATTGGTCATGAGGGCAGCTTGTATGCGGTCGGAGGGGAGTACAATATGATAGCCCTATCGTCTGTAGAGAGGTATGGGCCGTTTGACAGGAACTGGAGCTTTGTCTCTCCCCTTCCCTGTCCTGCAGCCTCAGTGGTGTCTGCTGTAGCTATGAGCAGAATCTTTATATGTCTCTGGAGAGGGAGTGGGGCCACAGATATACACGAGTATGTGCCTGAACATGGCCGCTGGCTTCTGGTCACTACGCTCATACGCCAACACAGTTACGGTATTTATATGGTAGCCCACAAGGATAATTTGTATGTTTTGCGCAATGGACCTTGTGATGATTTCTTACTGTGTTTAATGGACTGTTACAATCTGAGCTCAGGTCAGTGGACAGCTATGTCTGGTCAGTATGGGAACAACAAAGGCTCTCTGTTGACTGCTGTGGTCAGAGGAGACTCGGTGTTCACTCTCAGCAGGCACGTGACCACAGAGTACACCATCGAGAGTCACAAATGGAAACCAAAGCACGAGATGAAAGGTTTTGGCAGGATTGGCTCTATATATACATTTCTAATGAGGCTGCCTAAAGTCACTGTGTCCCTCATGGGGAATTATCAGGATGTGAATCAGAACCAAAATCTCAGAGAGTTCAGTGTCTGTACCAGAATTTCATTGTAA
- the si:cabz01068815.1 gene encoding solute carrier family 51 subunit beta, which translates to MSEAWALLFLLLSGGKAFMIHNTQHCLCLEDSVDTGEVLLRKCNLDSKSQQWNWIDQGMLMCVASFRCLSAQQGKLVRTQSCHELEVDVKGHMWDCDRGRLINRNTSMLLSVSGQHLILTQGSEQSKWKSLDEGDICQERLRLRRAADDVEEFDPAEEQAEDEPAMTEEQREYLRWFYRTEDPTIWKFVLLGLAFVCLLIGFLLLGMGAMANKSRKKIAKYKAAASLAQKSDGEELQVISSLTDNSASPRSDRRLQPNQSPMSNRDAKSGDIVVTWKDGNTSCLYSNTEEEEQEEEVKEEQEEVLAAELDAIKSSDLSL; encoded by the exons ATGTCAGAAGCCTGGGCCTTATTGTTTCTCCTCCTGTCGG GGGGGAAGGCATTCATGATCCACAATACCCAGCACTGCCTGTGTCTGGAGGACTCAGTGGACACTGGTGAAGTCCTTCTAAGGAAGTGCAACCTGGACTCAAAGTCTCAGCAGTGGAACTGGATCGACCAGGGCATGCTGATGTGTGTGGCATCATTCAGATGTTTGTCAGCCCAGCAGGGAAAACTGGTCCGGACCCAGTCTTGCCATGAGCTGGAGGTGGATGTTAAAGGGCACATGTGGGACTGCGACAGGGGCAGACTAatcaacagaaacacatccatgCTATTGTCAGTCAGTGGCCAGCATCTGATTCTAACACAGGGCAGCGAACAGTCAAAGTGGAAATCTCTGGATGAGGGGGACATCTGCCAGGAAAGACTCA GGCTCAGGAGGGCAGCAGATGATGTAGAAGAGTTTGATCCCGCAGAAGAGCAAGCAGAAGATGAGCCGGCcatgacggaggagcagagggagTATCTCCGCTGGTTCTACCGCACAGAGGACC CAACTATATGGAAGTTTGTGCTGCTGGGATTGGCGTTCGTCTGCCTTCTTATTGGTTTTCTGCTGCTGGGAATGGGAGCCATGGCCAACAA gagcagaaagaagatcGCTAAGTACAAGGCAGCAGCATCTCTGGCTCAGAAAAGTGACGGTGAAGAACTGCAAGTCATTTCATCCCTCACAGACAACAGTGCATCTCCACGATCAGACAGGCGACTGCAGCCAAACCAGTCCCCAATGTCCAACAGGGACGCAAAATCAGGAGACATTGTAGTCACATGGAAAGATGGCAACACCTCTTGCCTGTACTCCaatacagaggaggaggagcaggaggaggaagtgaaggaggaacaggaggaggtGTTGGCTGCTGAGCTGGACGCGATAAAGAGTAGTGACCTCAGCCTGTAA
- the ubap1lb gene encoding ubiquitin-associated protein 1-like isoform X1 translates to MEGVPLKSTQAAVQQEVKDDITVTVPDYLTILRETEYEFNLENWVITGLQSGFINQQRPQPSSSLGLLPSCPPYWMMFCSPQQSRMASRHCSDYWEPNPRQRSHSLNPAVLRTKLSYSDDEGEGTSQKTKTCVPVGEEHPPAPHQQSQRKAQRAFVPDLLNPPACLSSLPHQRRKNLRQCSLSVLNVSTQRDPNTDSQSKSPSLNRSSDRRSPNIRANTVDRLPTINNHNTACKKSLRPDSGTNIPSVDSSVELLSALSPEERELLGAVTARGYTLHTAIIALQRTGQQTPDQILSYLVACDHLCQLGYDMAQVEEALEMFQNCETKAEEFLQLLNQFNEMGFQQNAIKEVLLVHENHRERALEELMMRMG, encoded by the exons ATGGAGGGTGTCCCTCTGAAGTCCACACAAGCTGCTGTCCAACAAGAAGTCAAAGACGACATCACGGTGACTGTCCCCGATTACCTCACCATCCTGCGGGAGACAGAG TATGAATTCAATCTGGAGAACTGGGTGATAACTGGGTTGCAGAGTGGCTTCATCAACCAACAGCGGCCTCAGCCCTCCTCTTCATTAGGACTGCTGCCATCTTGTCCACCGTACTGGATGATGTTCTGCAGCCCACAGCAGAGCCGCAtggccagccgccactgctCTGACTACTGGGAACCCAACCCTCGACAGCGTTCTCACAGCCTCAATCCCGCTGTCCTGCGCACCAAGTTGTCATACTCTGACGATGAAGGAGAGGGCACTTCACAGAAAACCAAGACATGTGTGCCAGTGGGGGAGGAGCACCCTCCTGCTCCACATCAGCAAAGTCAGAGGAAAGCGCAGAGAGCTTTTGTCCCTGACCTGCTGAACCCGCCAGCCTGTCTGAGTAGCCTCCCACACCAACGCAGGAAAAACCTGCGTCAATGTTCCCTCTCTGTGCTCAACGTGTCCACGCAACGAGATCCAAACACAGACAGCCAGTCCAAGAGcccttcattaaacagaagctCTGACAGGAGAAGTCCCAACATCAGAGCCAACACTGTCGACAGGCTCCCCAccatcaacaaccacaacacAGCATGTAAG AAGTCTCTCAGACCAGACTCCGGCACAAACATCCCTAGTGTGGACTCATCTGTAGAGCTCCTATCAGCTCTGAgcccagaggagagagagctaCTGGGGGCCGTCACTGCTCGGGGCTATACCCTCCATACTGCCATTATTGCCTTACAAAGGACAGGACAGCAGACCCCAGATCAG atcTTGAGCTACCTGGTGGCATGTGACCACCTGTGTCAGCTTGGTTATGACATGGCTCAGGTCGAAGAGGCTCTGGAAATGTTTCAAAATTGTGAAACCAAG GCGGAGGAGTTCCTTCAGCTGCTGAATCAGTTCAATGAGATGGGCTTCCAGCAGAACGCCATTAAGGAGGTGCTGCTGGTCCACGAAAACCACAGAGAACGGGCCCTTGAGGAGCTCATGATGCGTATGGGCTGA